A region of the Scatophagus argus isolate fScaArg1 chromosome 14, fScaArg1.pri, whole genome shotgun sequence genome:
CGAGTCCCCCTCCGTGCTCCTGAGCTCCCCGTCGTCTCGCTGATTTCATACCTCATTTAGCGTCCTCATCGGCGCTCCCCCCTCGTACGCCCTATAGGCTCCTGCTCTGCCTATAGGTGCCATGTTGTTCCAGatgaaagagggggaggagggggagaatCCTGTCATTGTGAccttcagcagctcagagaaatctgtaatcaGACTCGGTGAGGCTTCATTTCTTCCACAGCTTCACGTGGATCATTAACACACAGGCTGTTGTGGCAGCTGCACAAAACAAACCTGCTCATAAAGAAACTGGAAACCTGATTTTATCTCCGATGCTTTAAGTCAGGAGCTTCTGGTGACATCAGATGAGGTGTCTCACTTTAATAACTGCTGGAACCGAGCCATtttagtggggtttttttttcctgaaaaggTCAAAGAATCTGAttcattcagaaaataaaataatatataaagtCACATAAATGAAGTAATTGTTTAATATTGATAGATTATCACGCAGCTGCTGCTACTTGTTTCCTGTTCGCTCCCTCATCACCTCCTTTCGTGACTGATTGGTCCAAACAGAAGTGGTCAAATGACACCAGAATCCAGCTTCAGGTCTCACCGTGTGCACATATGGTGATATTTAAATTTatcacatgaaaatgtatgaTTGTTGATGTTTAACACAGAGCACTCTGTTTGGATTATGGTTTGGTTCGTTTAAAATGTGATTCTCACGTTCAGCAGGAAGGCGTCCACACAGCGAGCTGGAGAACAGGTTTTGAGTGGAATGTGCCTTTAACACTCAGTGCCGTCTCTGTGTCGTCCCCGCAGTACTCGTCAGCCGGCTGTCTGCTCACTCTCCACCACAGCGAGAAGCCCGACCACGAGGAGGTGTGTGAGTTCAGACCGTACACCTGCCCGTGTCCCGGAGCGACCTGCAAGTGGCACGGCTCGCTGGAGGCCGTCATGCCGCACCTGATGCACGTACACAAGTCCATCACCACGCTGCAGGTCAGCACAAAGCTTGTCTCTTCATGTTGCTGGGTGACGGTAAACCAGTCTGAGCTCCCAGGCTGTTCTGCTCAGCTAGCTGCACGGCTAACCGAGCTAACTGCAGCTGCGGCTGCAACAAACACCACCTGTGCATCAGGAAACACAGAAAGTCACACATCACAGAAAGTCAGTGGTGTGGGGTTGGAGCTTCTACCCACCCACCCACTTTACAAAGTGCAAGGGCAGGCCTTGCAGAGAGGATCACGCTCCTTATTGCAAGCTAGTGTTCCGTCACAATGATTATGAAGCCGTTATCCAAGGTAAAAGAGTTAGGCGATGCTGCTTTACCATATTTCTCTGATATTGCTAGTGAACGAATGAggccagaaacacaaagagcagagtGGTGAGTTGTTTAAAGCAGGGGAGATAAAAGCTGTAATGTCTGTgctgtcatttctctctctctgcaggggGAGGACATCGTCTTCCTGGCGACGGACATCAACTTGCCAGGCGCCGTGGACTGGGTGATGATGCAGTCATGTTTCAGCCACCACTTCATGCTGGTCctggaaaagcaggaaaagtaCGAAGGCCACCAGCAGTTCTTCGCTGTTGTCCTGCTCATCGGCACCCGCAAACAGGCCGAGAATTTCGCCTACCGACTGGAGCTCAACGGCAACCGACGGAGGCTCACCTGGGAGGCCACGCCGCGCTCCATCCACGATGGGGTGGCGACTGCCATCATGAACAGCGACTGCCTGGTGTTCGACACCTCCGTTGCACATCTGTTTGCAGACAACGGTAACCTGGGGATCAACGTCACCATCTCCATGTGCTGAGGGAGCAGGAGGTGTTAAAGGcagccacagtcacacacagaagacGGACATCATGGAGACACAACACAGGATCGGTTTGGGAGCCAGGGAGGCGACGAGTTCGCCTTCTGCCTCGTTCTGTGGTTACAGGGACTGTAAACGGCCTGCGATGTTGGTGGAGCAGCTGGATGAGCAGTTGCAGTCCTTTATGAGGACAAACAGAACATCTGGAGCAGTGTTAACCTCAGCAGGGACAGAAGACCAGCTCCACGCTGCGTGATGTCTGTGTTTGGTCTTTGATGAAGTGTGGGACAGGACGGCTCTTCCTTCAGTTGGGTGCCAGAGAAGCAGTGGAAGAAATCTCCACCAGTGAAGAGGCCTCCGTCCTTCTTGGATCAGTTGAAAAGAGCTCAGGCCTGCTGCTTCTCCCGCCTGGACGTTTGGACTGATGAGGGACTGAGCTGTCCAGAGTCTGTTCACCTGAGCAGAAAGGAGGAGACCGATCGATGCAGCACCCCCACCACCCTCTGCCAGGCTCACTGGACTTCTGTTCACAATATTCTGATCTTTGCTGGCAGTGCCGGTGCTTTCAGTCAGGGTTGAGTCTGCGGTGGTCTCGACGGCCGTTGAGGTTTTTGTTTGAGCTGCGTGGGTAGTTGGCTTACTGCAGATGTATCtgtaagatgtgtgtgtgtgtgtgtgtgtgtgtgctgatacTGTAGAACAGCATACGTTATCATATTTCCACCAGCAGCTGAGCCCAGCTGTCAGGATTTGAAATGTCCTTTTCTACAGATTCAGCCAGTGATGTGCAGACAGttgggaaaataaaaacttctCAGGAAATGGAAACCTGTGATCCGACCCCAAAGGCCTCGACGCCGCCGCTTGAAAAAGGCTGCTGGCAGTTGAAGTAAAGCAGAATCATGTGAACATGAGTGTTCGATAACTTTGTGCTAAAGGGGCTGAgtggaaggttgctggttcggGTCCCTGGAGCAGTCTTCAGTGTTGGGACTGTTGGGACTTCTGTTCACTGTAGGCTGGTCTCACATTTTGGAGGTCAGTGTTTGACCTCTGTGGCAATGGGCTGAACTGTGGAATCCAGTTAATCCTCAAACCTCTGTTAATCTCAGATAAAAGCAGTGAAATGGAGGAATAATCCTCCCACCCCTCTTCTGCAGTTTGTTTAGCCGCCAGCGCCTTACTTTTCTACTACCAACCTCctctacttcctgtttctgagGGAGTCATGGTGCTGATGTGCTTCACCtgacatcagtttgtttttagggtttttttcaCTGAACACCTGCCCAGGGAAATACAACCGCAAATGTTTTGCAGAACTGATATAAGAAgatgtattttaaaaactgttagCTTGTTTAAAGCCACGGCGAGATGGACATTATTATCTTCAGAAGCTCATGCATCAAATATCCCAACATTCCTTGTCTTTGTAGCAACTGACCAGGAAGAAACCAACTTCAACAGATACCTCAGACCACAGACACGTCTGTAACTGAACCGTAAACCCCTCAGACCGCGGCGGCGTTTCCTCCGTGTTTAGCGAGAAAAAACCTCGACCCCTGATGGAGACGATTAGAAGTTTAAATCGTCCATCGTCCGAATCAGATCTGTTTCCAAGTCCTCAACCTCTCCGAGATTACAGACCCAAAAACCTAAGGGCACGTAAATAttaacaaaaagtaaatgaacaaatgagCAAAATGAGCGAGTTTTCTTAATCTGTTGCTTATTAGCTACAAATATACATTTTAGCTAAGATACATTGGTGTATTGGACGTTTGTTTTCTGGCTAACTAATTAAGATCTTGGCTAAGATAAATTAGCGTGctagaaaacaaacataatctAGACGGGTTATTCTAGCcaagattttatttaaacagctACTTCACAAGCAACAGATTATAtaagaaaacagtttttattatgTCACAGTGCAACTTTcatgtgacaaatgaaacagatgatcagttgttgtctttatttagTTCCTGATTAGTGGAGTTTTTGTGAAGTTTCGTGACTGCAGTGTGAACACATACGGTTATTCTGACCGCCGAATAATAAACACAGTGGAAACGCTGCTCTGATCATCACTTCCGCTTAACGATCCAGTGACTTTctataaaaatgtttgaaagtaTTGTAAATGAAGTCATGACGACAATatattttctaaaaacaaaGGACTGCTGCGTTTATTCCTTGTGCTAATTTTGACATGTATTTGTGTTCGCGTTTGTCAAGCTGTGCAGAGACTTTTGATAGTAATTTTCTAAGCTGGTTCTGATGTTATAAATACTCCTGCTGTAGTCTGATGAAGCGTCACCTCGACATCAAAACAAAGTCACAGTCAGCTTCCATCCAGCCGTAGCTTAGCTGCTCTGCATGGATCTGGCCTTGGTGGCTTCGTAACATTAGCTGATAAAGTGACTGGCAAACTGTGTGCAAACCCGGAGCCTGGATAAGCCTGTGTTATCTAACAGTTAGTCAATTTGCTGCCTTTGCCAGCTACAACCACAATAATGTATTGAACACAGTTTGCAATGATGTTGGCTTTGGCCTTTGCTGACGTTAGCAGACACGGTTTCCAAGCTACCGTTAGCTGGCGCTCTAATGGCGCAAAGAGAGGCAGGAAGTGCGCACACAAGTCACACCCTGTGGATGGTTACGCTTCACGTTGTTAGACAGAGGACCTTTTCTACTATGTGAAGCCAATCAGCTGTTGAGAGTTTCTGTTGTGGGCTGAAACGAATCCACTGAGCGTCTGCTGGCATCACCTTTACATCACCTGTGATACGAGGATGCTTTGGTTCAACATTTCTTCGTTTCCTGTGTTCTGCTCAGTTCTGTGACATTTCTGTAATAAATGTTTGCAGTTTCTTATCTGTGTGATTCTGATCTTTACTTCCTGCTGTCACGTCACAGCTCAGTCGCTAAGATaattcaacataaaaacaagtcCTGTCGTTGCCAGGggaattgtttgacattttgggaaatgctgtttgttttttttttactgtctgtacagtaaatatgaagctacaggcagcagccagttagcttagcatctGACCAACCACCCAACCGTCCAATCAGCAGGTGGGAATAAAAAGTGCAAGCCAGCTGCAGTGAGCTGCAATCCTCCACCCTGAATGTTTTTCAGCAGCACTAAATCACTTTTAAAATGATTCCGTGTCAACATGTTAACTTAAAAAACACTCCTAAATCACAGGggaagacatttgtttttattacaaaatggTACAAATATCGAAGTTTCCTGGATGGGGAAGGGCCACTGCCTGaacacatttcacttcatttcacttctgcaCTGTGGCACTTGGGCATTTCCTGCTCGATTCCAGGACAGATGACATCCAGATACATTTTAAACTGAGCTATGCGAGCGTAAGACATCTTGTTACATGTCAATGAAGTCTTAAAAAAACCTTCGAGTCTCCTACCTGACTGACAGAAAGCATCAATGTCACATGCTGTATGTCTGTGAAATGGAGGCTGGATTATTaaatcagtgctgtttttgGTCTGAACAACTGAGAACAAATCAGTGTATTGTGAGATGCAGCCTGTAGAGGGCGCCAGCAGGACTCAGCcttccagtttgtttgttttaacagcATCCACCTAACAGTTACattatctgtctctgtcaaaCTCTCTTCTTCTGTCGCTTTCCCTGtccctgtttgtgtctcttcttctgtcgttttctctgtccctgtctgtgtctctccttATATCAccacctctgtgtctgtctgtctctcgccTGTCAtagtctcttcctctgtctgtctctcttcttctggtgttgtctctgtcagtctctctcctgtcactgtctctgtccagatcagtctctctttttctttcataatctctgtctttctctctcttcctgtcaccctccctctcacgattcctcctcctgtcttcctctgtctccctgtctgtctctctcctcctctcaccctcCCCCTGGAGTCTCTCATTCTCCCTTGCTCTCTGTCCATTCTCTTGTCCTCCAGGTGGCGCCCCCCTCTGGTTGTACTTGCTGTAGGCAgcgtcctccttctcctctttgattctgatggcaggaggaggaagaggaggtggggaagaggaggaacacaACGCCCGgctccccctctctttctccttctcagccttcttcttttccttcttctctttcttcttcttcttcttctctttcttgtctGAGGCAGAAAGCATCAAGAGGAGAAGTAAATGCTTCATCATGGAGAGGCATGGACTTGACTGTATACAAAAGTGGTAAATAACATGTACAGATAGAACATAAAGTATATGAACTTTCTGAAGTAAACTGAATTAGGCTGTTAAAATGTTCTaagaataataaacaaaatagaAAGATGTACAGTGTATGTGCTGcccccctgtgtgtgtgtgggcacagTGTCTCCACCTAGTGTCTGTATTTCTACCCCCTTTGCACCTGTGTTTGAGTTTTTTGACCCATTGAGGTTGCTGTAGCTGGTCACCTTTTTTGGGCTTTTTCACAGGGATAGTGTACTGCTCGTCTTcctctgaggaagaggaggacgtcTCGGGGACTTTGGGTGCACAGCCCTCCTCTCTCAGCTGTTTGGTCACGTCGTCaatgtcctctgtgtctttggGGGGACGGTAGCCTTTAACGTGGTCCACACGAATGGTCCGCCCTTTAATCTGATGCCACAAACAACACAGGCTCAGTTTGTGTACAAGTTgaacaaaacagctgcagcgTGTTCCAGTCAAAGCTGAGTCACCTTGATGCCGTTGAAGTTGTCCACAGCCAGGATGGTGCTCCTCTGGTCCTCGTAGCAGATGAAACAGAAACCTTTGGACTTCCCAGTCTTCTTGTCCCGCACCAGGTTGATGTTCACGATCTCTCCGTACCTGACAGGGTTTTGGGAGAAAAGCCGAGTGAATTCTCATGTTCtcacactgtggctctttagGGGAGGATCATCACaactgtgtgtgaaatgattaaaataaaggCTGTGGAAAACGCACTGAGAGAAGACGCAGATGATGTCACCTTCAGTCAACTCGAAAGGCAAACCTCCTGCAGGACATAAAGCACAGTActgttcagtctctctctctccagaaACCTCCTTTCTAATAATGACTTCCTTACATACTGAATTCtagtaaattatttttctttctcaaaatTGTTAAGCTAAAAGGTACAAATCATAATTACAATCAAACCTCACATCTGTACATCCTTTCAACTGAGTGCCACATGTTAAATCTCAGAGCGTGTTGGTTCCGGTTTAACAGAACTTGGCAGAAGTCGTGCAGCTAAAGCCTGTGAGCTCAGAGTGACTGGAGACAAGCCGCAGCGTCGCCTCCCATCTTACCCACGAATATCCAGGCGCTGTCTCTGTACTCATTGTGCCAGGACACGGACTCCTTCACCCCGAGGTCGGCCTCGCGCTCGTTCAGTTCGTTGATCAACCTCACCTTCGTTAGCGGACTGAAAACAGAGACGAGTTTTTAACGTGTAAGCACAACTGTTGTCTTTCAGAGCAGTTTACAATAAGTGGCAGCTGCTCTTCAACACCAGACAAAACATGGACGTTATTCCTATTAATGTCTTCCATTTGTCCAACACGCGATGGAGTGAAATATCAAACCACCGACTGTAATCTTGGGTATCATGGACCCTTTGGAAAAGTGGCCTGCTGATTATTTCAAATGATTTCTGAGgcttgattttctttgttggGGAGGAGGACCGGGCTCATCCTGTCCCTAAAGACTTAAGTCTAAACACCAGAAGAGCTGAGCCCCAAAACAATAATTACATCATGTGTAACTATGTGACTTCGATGAAAAACAACGGTTCTAAAACGATTAAAAGGGAATCGTTACATTGTGAGATTTTTAACAGGGTCCGTGGCAGAGACGCCTTAACTTAGTTACCCACAGTGTTAGCTGTTAGCACTGGCTAGCAGGTTAGTGTGTACTGGATGGTGAATGTCACGACAGAACGGATTAAAGCCAAACAACAGATTAAAACACAAACcataatttaaatataaaaacgTCCACTTACTTCATGGTGAACTATTTAGAACGGAAAGCAGCGTAGCGGTGGGAAAAGTCAACCTCATGACCTGAACCACTTCCTTCTGAATTCCTGGTtatgctgccacctgctgtttgGGTGACTTCACTACAACCTAAGGCTATGTGACTAAATAACTAAACGACATTATGTACAAGTTATCCGAAAACCATATCggttattctttttattttacatgtgaCTACCCTATATGTAAATTATATTATTTGACCTACCAgttattttgtaaaaacataCAACTTACCCGCCCATGCAGCAGGTGGCGCTGTGTTGCTCTACGCCATCTTCTCAGTCAGTTGCAAGCAGTATGTCAGTCTGAAGTCAAGCAGCTAGCAACACAGACTTCAGCTTCAGACACTCAGGGGAGCTTTTAACGCTCCACTCAGCAGTTTTATGTGTAGAAATAGGTCAGCGACCTGTTTACCATGGACTACTCTCGTTTGAAATGTTTAAGTGTGCCGCGATAGCTCACTTTGACGTCCGCTCCTCGCTGTAGTCGGGCTAACGTACAGTAACAGTAGTAAACATTAATGGATGAGTACGTAAACATAAAGCGTTAGCTAACGCGAGGAAGTCTACCTTTTGTCTCTACAAGCCTTCTGTGGGTAAGTAAAACAGTAAGTGAACTTATGGCTACTCTGAGGAGTGTTCATAGCCAATTTTCGTATGTTCAGGCTTGTAAAGTGAGCTCGTTTAAAATGTCGGTCAGTTTAACGTAGTTTTATTCGTTATTAATTCCCATGCGCCTTTTAAAAGCAGTTCGGGGATGCATCCTGTGCAGCTATGACAATTTCGGCATGTGACGAGTCAAGCTTTTCTcaacattatttgttttatatcagGATTGGTTCACGTAGCCTGCTGGAATATTTTAGTGAAAATCTGAGTGTGAATTGCCCGTAAACTCTGTAGTGAGTTAGATATCAACTTTACCCGTGTGACATAAAGGTGTAAGAAAGGAAACATTACAATATCCATGAGTATACATGAACATGTGAAATTGACATATAATATTAAGTAGAGTTTGGTGGGATCTCTTCCCCAAACTGCCTAAACAGAACATGTCGGTGTTAATAACTGGTTTTAGCgtttattttacaaaataatcgaataaagagataaaattgGATTTTGTCGAATTAACCGGAACCAGACTGACTATCATCGGCAGGCTACTGATCCCCAGGTATTCAGTAGTTTTCTGCACTCAAAACGGACCCCCCCAacttttttattacatttaagCATCAGCTGAttcaatctgtctgtctgtctgtctgtctgtctgtctgtctgtcagcaggatGATCTCCCAGGTTTTCATCTTGTCCTCTAAAGGCGACCACCTCATCTATAAAGACTGTATCCTCACCTTCTTCTCCTGcaatttaaaatgactgaagccAAATCAAAAAAGATGTCACTCTGTTTTGGTCCGTTGGTCGAGCCTTTTCTTTATGATGTTttatgtgctgtgctgtgtttctgtacCACAGTATGCTGCATATGATGCTACATAATACTACATTTCACCTTATATTTTATATCCATATTGTGTTAATATGCTAAGCTGATCTATTACATGATGTGCTATATtatatttccttatttttccaGATAAGCTCTTAATCATATATCACTGAGCAGTTTGCTTTGTTCTGTACTTGCTAATCATGGGGGTGCAATCTGCAGCTCCACCACCAGAGGGCATGAAtcccacacactgcagcttacagactgtgtttgtgtagctCTGATGATCAGTCATGAAGTGAGGTTGTGTCTGaatttttagtttaaaatggCGTCTAAGTGACAGACATGAAACGATAACGAAGCTTCTGACTTCACTCTCTGTTTATTGTGTTCTTAACCTCTCCGTCAGTCCGTGGAGAAGCAGGAAGTGACGTCCAGAATATTTTCTATGAGAAGGTCACAGCACTGACTGGAGACCAGCCTCCTGTCGTCA
Encoded here:
- the siah2l gene encoding E3 ubiquitin-protein ligase Siah2; the protein is MSRPSSAGAGGGGLGAGKAGGGKHGGAGSAAASAAAAAAAAAAAAGVGSVAGSVSATPSSAVSLTSAGLPGQSPELTALFECPVCFDYVLPPILQCQAGHLVCNPCRQKLSCCPTCRGPLTPSIRNLAMEKVASTLPFPCKYSSAGCLLTLHHSEKPDHEEVCEFRPYTCPCPGATCKWHGSLEAVMPHLMHVHKSITTLQGEDIVFLATDINLPGAVDWVMMQSCFSHHFMLVLEKQEKYEGHQQFFAVVLLIGTRKQAENFAYRLELNGNRRRLTWEATPRSIHDGVATAIMNSDCLVFDTSVAHLFADNGNLGINVTISMC
- the rbmx2 gene encoding RNA-binding motif protein, X-linked 2 encodes the protein MNPLTKVRLINELNEREADLGVKESVSWHNEYRDSAWIFVGGLPFELTEGDIICVFSQYGEIVNINLVRDKKTGKSKGFCFICYEDQRSTILAVDNFNGIKIKGRTIRVDHVKGYRPPKDTEDIDDVTKQLREEGCAPKVPETSSSSSEEDEQYTIPVKKPKKDKKEKKKKKKEKKEKKKAEKEKERGSRALCSSSSPPPLPPPAIRIKEEKEDAAYSKYNQRGAPPGGQENGQRARENERLQGEGERRRETDRETEEDRRRNREREGDRKREKDRDYERKRETDLDRDSDRRETDRDNTRRRETDRGRDYDRRETDRHRGGDIRRDTDRDRENDRRRDTNRDRESDRRREFDRDR